TAACGACATTCAATCCTTTTTTTCTCGCTTCAATGGCGTATTTTTTACCCCACTCATCACTTAAATTGACGAACACAATCCCATTTGGCTTTACGAGATCTAAAAGGTGAAGTTTGGCATGAAAATAATTGTCGAAATTCATGTGAGTGTCAAAATGATCCCTGGTTAGATTCAAAAAGGCAACTCTATCGAAGAGCATACCATCCAGCCTTTTCATTTCCAATCCTTGTGATGAGGCTTCAATTGATGCGTAGGTTGCCCCCTCTTCAATTGCCTTTTTCAAAAGTTTAGCCGTGTAGAGAGGAGATTGGGTAGTGTGCTCTGAAAATTCGTAACTCAAGGGAGTCGCGTTCATGATAGTGGAAGTAACCGCGCACTTCTGACCACTTTCTTCAACTATCTTTTTAAAAAGGGTTACAGCCGTGGTCTTTCCTTTGGTTCCCGTCACAGAAAATGTCTTCAACTTTTCGTACGCTCGCCCGTAAAATTCGTATGATATAAGAGAAAGGGAAAGTCGGGAATCCTTCACAACCACAAACGGTTTTAAAGTGTCTATTCTTCTCTCACAAACGTAAGCACTTGCGGGAGTTTTCGGAGCCACTTTATGAGAATCGAAACGCGTTCCCATTATACACACGAAAAGGGAAGAAGAATTAGATTTTCTTGAATCTTGAGAAATCTCTAAGATTTCTGGATTATAGGGTAAAGAACGGTCTGTTACCAGACCGTTCTTTGAAAGCACTTCTACTATTTCTGAAAATTTCACTTTTTGATGGAATAAAAAGCATCCAGGCCTTTGTACACTGCAACGTCGCCAAGTTCTTCTTCTATTCTGAGAAGTTGATTGTACTTGGCTATTCTTTCGCTTCTGGAAAGAGAACCGGTCTTTATTAAACCCGTGTTCATGGCAACGGCGAGATCGGCTATGAACGTATCTTCCGTTTCGCCGGACCTGTGGGAAACAACGCACGTGAAGCCGTGAGTTTTAGCGTACTCGATGGTGTCAAGCGTTTCCGTAACGCTTCCAATTTGATTGAGTTTGATAAGAATGGAATTGGAAGCTTTGAGCTCTATACCCTTTTTAAGTCTGTTGATGTTCGTGACGTAGTTGTCGTCTCCAACTATTTGTATCTTGTTTCCAAGTTCTGCTGTGATCTTCACAAATCCATCCCAATCTTCTTCGTAGAACGGATCTTCTATGGATATGATCGGATACTTATCGACAATCTTCTTGTAGAAGTCCAATAGCTCGTCTGTAGTTATGTATTTGCCACCGAAGTGGTATTTGCCTTTTTCTTCATCGTAAAAGGAGTCTGGCGCGCTGTCAATGGCAACGTAAATGTCTTTTCCGGCTTTGTATCCAGCTTTCTCTATAGCTTCAATTATAACTTCTATACCCTCTTCATTCGTGGAAAGATGAGGAGCAAATCCACCTTCGTCACCAACAGATGTGGACATTCCTTTATCTTTTAAAATTCCTTTTAAAGTGTGGAAGGTTTCGGCAGCGTATCTGAGGGCTTCCTTAAAGGTTGGCGCACCTGCTGGAACGATCATGAACTCTTGAATATCAAGACCACTATCGGCGTGTTTTCCACCATTTATAACGTTCATCATTGGAGTTGGAATAACTTTTGCATTTGGTCCACCAAGATACTCGTAAAGTTCCATGTATGCAGAACGCGCAGCGGCTCTTGCAACTGCCATTGAAACTCCTAAAATAGCGTTAGCACCTAAATTGGTCTTATTTGGTGTTCCATCAAGATCCAGCATAACTTTGTCAACGTAAGCTTGATCGAAAGCGTTAAGACCTATAACTTTTGGTGCAATTACCTCATTCACGTTGGAAACGGCTTTCTGTACGCCTTTCCCTCCGTATCTTTTTCCTCCATCCCTTAATTCCAATGCTTCATTCTTTCCAGTAGAAGCACCCGATGGAACTATTGCCCTTCCAAATGAACCATCATCTAAAACCACTTCAACTTCAACCGTTGGGTTTCCGCGTGAATCTAAAACTTCTCTTGCTTTCACATCGATTATATCGACTCGCATTTGTATTACCTCCTTTTTTCAAAACCATTCCTTTAGGAATTATATCACGATTTTTCTTCCATGATTTTCTTTATCTTCTCAGCCACACCACTTCTCTTACCGGGTACACATTTATCGTAAGGGGCACCTTTTTCCACTATTGCATGCGCATATGCGGAACATCCAGGATAACCACACATACCACAATTCGCACCTGGCAGAACCTCTATGATTTTTTCGACGCGAGGGTCTTCTTTTACTTCAAATTTCTTTGCCAGGTACGCAAGACCAAATCCAGTTACAAATCCTATTCCACCTAAAAGTAGGATAGAATACACGAATACCATTTTCATCACACCTTTATCATGCCGGTAAATGCCATGAAACTCATTGAAAGTATGAAAGCCGTTATGAAAGCGGCCGGCGTTCCGTCAAACGCCGCTGGCAATTCTTCAACATCCAACTTCACTCTCAACGATGAGAAGAGTATCAACGCCATGGAATATCCAAGAGATGAACCCACCGAGTTGAAAATAGTCTCCATGAGTGTGTAATTATGTTGAACGTTTATAAGGGCCAACCCCAAAATAGCGCAATTGGTTGTAATAAGCGGAAGATATATTCCAAGCGCACTGTAGAG
This DNA window, taken from Mesoaciditoga lauensis cd-1655R = DSM 25116, encodes the following:
- a CDS encoding UDP-N-acetylmuramoyl-L-alanyl-D-glutamate--2,6-diaminopimelate ligase, with the translated sequence MLSKNGLVTDRSLPYNPEILEISQDSRKSNSSSLFVCIMGTRFDSHKVAPKTPASAYVCERRIDTLKPFVVVKDSRLSLSLISYEFYGRAYEKLKTFSVTGTKGKTTAVTLFKKIVEESGQKCAVTSTIMNATPLSYEFSEHTTQSPLYTAKLLKKAIEEGATYASIEASSQGLEMKRLDGMLFDRVAFLNLTRDHFDTHMNFDNYFHAKLHLLDLVKPNGIVFVNLSDEWGKKYAIEARKKGLNVVTFGKEGNVKLELMQENDDGIAFALNVEGEKHKFSSKIIGGFMAENMTASILAAHSLGIDWATIHKAVEKFKGVEGRMERYFGKGYDFYIDFAHAPGALEASLKTIRKLTNGRVILVFGAGGEADRGKRPLMGRVAQKYADEIFLTNDNPKSEDPIAIIRQVASGITQKRLHIIPDRRKAIKEAFKEWKDGDRVVIAGKGHEKTQVFDGYEIPFNDKDVAFKVLKELGKIETF
- the eno gene encoding phosphopyruvate hydratase; its protein translation is MRVDIIDVKAREVLDSRGNPTVEVEVVLDDGSFGRAIVPSGASTGKNEALELRDGGKRYGGKGVQKAVSNVNEVIAPKVIGLNAFDQAYVDKVMLDLDGTPNKTNLGANAILGVSMAVARAAARSAYMELYEYLGGPNAKVIPTPMMNVINGGKHADSGLDIQEFMIVPAGAPTFKEALRYAAETFHTLKGILKDKGMSTSVGDEGGFAPHLSTNEEGIEVIIEAIEKAGYKAGKDIYVAIDSAPDSFYDEEKGKYHFGGKYITTDELLDFYKKIVDKYPIISIEDPFYEEDWDGFVKITAELGNKIQIVGDDNYVTNINRLKKGIELKASNSILIKLNQIGSVTETLDTIEYAKTHGFTCVVSHRSGETEDTFIADLAVAMNTGLIKTGSLSRSERIAKYNQLLRIEEELGDVAVYKGLDAFYSIKK
- a CDS encoding RnfABCDGE type electron transport complex subunit B: MKMVFVYSILLLGGIGFVTGFGLAYLAKKFEVKEDPRVEKIIEVLPGANCGMCGYPGCSAYAHAIVEKGAPYDKCVPGKRSGVAEKIKKIMEEKS